Sequence from the Syngnathus acus chromosome 13, fSynAcu1.2, whole genome shotgun sequence genome:
tatggtTAGTCTAGAAACTAGTAGTTTCCTATGTCCAACATACCTTTAAAATTGACTTCCTGTCTTCGGGATGCGGCGAAGTCGACTGCAGCAGGATTCTGTTGACCTCCAAACCCGACTGCAGCTGAGGAACAGATGACAAGCGTGAAGAAGCCCATGCAGGTGAGCATGTTAAAATTACTGGTTTACCTGGTTTGCTTTATCCTGGACCAACTTTCTCTGGTGCTCCTCTTCCTGCAGTTTCTGCTCCAACTCTTGAATCTTCACCTGAGATGACgtcataatttttttaaatttgagaaCCATTTATTGAGACTTCCTGTTTTGATGTAATGTCATCAAAACGGGCAGGAGTAATTCTTAATAAAGTCCCACTTGTTGTCTgcgggctccctctagtggtagaCAAAAGAATCACTCCCCAAGTATTTGCTTGTACTAAATCGTTTCTTTCCTCCATACCTCAGCTTGGGCCTGAGTGCGTGTCAGTCTGAGATATTCCTGCTCCAGTCTTAATATTTTCTGCAGCTGGACACGCTCAGACTCCGTTGTGGTTTGTTCGTGCGTGGACCTCGGCGCATTTATGGTCACCTGAACACAAAATTAGGAAATCAGTAACTTGAACCACAAATGTTGTATGAACGTATATCAAGattttgaattgattttactAACCTGCTGTTTTAAAAGGCTCTTCTTCTCTCCCTGGGCGTTGTGCAACATCTTCCTCATGTGATCCAGCTGACGCTCCAGATTCAGACAGCGAGACTCTGCAGCCGCAAGTTGGGTGACTAACGCTGCACGAACAACGCAACAGTTAATATTACCATAAGGTGCCTTTGGTTTCGTCATCACGCTCACCTTGGTTACAGTTGGACTGATTATTCGTCACTCTCCCCATGACCGTTTGGCTAGTTGAGGTCCTCAGACTCATCCTAGTGGTGTGTGGACGCGGTGTTTCTCTCCTTACGAGTTCGTCTCGTTTGCTCTCCAGCTCCAACTTCCGGATCTTTTCCTGGAGATGCCTCAATGCCGACAAGATGGCTGTGCAGACACAAGGGGAGGGTCCGGAGGGCAGATGTCAATGCAGCCAAGCAGTGTGGCATCATGTTGCAGTAACCATGGAGCTCTGAAACACACTCTGGTGCACCaatgcatgcagaaatgatgtgcataaaatgacaaataaccTGCACTGTTGGTCTCAGGATAGCCTTTGCTGGGTGATGGAGGTCGATGGGGTACATGAACGTCACTTGGTGGGTTGATGAAAGGCCGGGGCGCGGGGTATTCCTGATAAGACGGCAATGGCTGGCAGTCACTCGCAGCTCCATGAAGAACTGGATGCAACCTCTGCAATCATGTTAATATCAGAACTGTATtaacaccaatataaaggataaTGCTACATAACACCGTCGTCACAATAGGAGCAAtgcaacattaaaaatatatatattgtaaatCCCTGCATTATCCGTCTTAAGCTGTAAAAACATCAACGACAAGCAGGATTGTGACTTAAGATCGTTTTGAGCACGTTTAAGATACCTCTCGCGCGGACTTTCCAGCAACAGCAGATGTTGTTGACACATTCGCCATGAAGTGCAGTCGTTCCAAGAAGCacaaaaagtcacaaagtggtaaggatatttaaaaaacTAAATCAACAGCTGTACCCCGATGTTAACTCATCTTGtagaacaagaacaaaaacaaaaaggcatttGTGCTCAGTTAACCGTGGTTTCTAAAAGGGTGTGAGTGTTCTACCACTACGCGTAACCCGTGAGATGTGTCGTTGCGGACAAATTTCCATGCGCGTTTCAACGGTTTGTCTCTGTACTTAAATCGAACACACATATTTACTTACAGGAAGTGTAGTTTTCGCTAAACGGATATTGCGTATTTCATGCAGACGatactttaaaataaaactacaataCCCACAACCACGAAGAATGAAGGCGTGGGTTAGCTAGACTTGCCGGGAGTTTCACAGCATGTTTTGGGTCTTCTAAAAGTGCTTGGTGAGTGATTTTAATTACTTTGTGAATGTTTATTGCATTTACACCATACAAGCACGTTTATCTAACAGCGAACACTTTAAAGTTGAAGATGTTCAGTTATAAATGTAAACATAAAGCTAGTGCTAGCAATTAGAATCGTCCTCGTATTAAAGCTAGAACAGCACCTGTATAATCGATGGAAGGCTAATAACGGAGCTGTGCTTTTGCTAAAGACATTTCTTTAGTTAACTCTGATGGAGTTGCTTTCCATGAAACtaaatagatagatggataggtAGATGGACGCTGAAATCCAAAagtattttcatttaattctGGTTTTATTGTGCTTTATACAGCAAGGATTTCAATCTCGTGTGAGCAGATCATTTTGTCAGTGTCATGTCTTCAGACAACGCCTTGTAagttcaataaaaatatttttctttataaatGTCAGTAAAATCTTTTGTACTGTAATTGTGCTTGTCCTTTGTTAGAATAATGTTGCATCTCCTAATGGATCGTGTTTATATATAGCCTATGTGCACATCCAGGACTTGACTGAGTGTTTATCTCTCTAGGGATGATGAGGACACCTTTAAGATCCTGATTG
This genomic interval carries:
- the cep57 gene encoding centrosomal protein of 57 kDa — protein: MANVSTTSAVAGKSARERLHPVLHGAASDCQPLPSYQEYPAPRPFINPPSDVHVPHRPPSPSKGYPETNSAAILSALRHLQEKIRKLELESKRDELVRRETPRPHTTRMSLRTSTSQTVMGRVTNNQSNCNQALVTQLAAAESRCLNLERQLDHMRKMLHNAQGEKKSLLKQQVTINAPRSTHEQTTTESERVQLQKILRLEQEYLRLTRTQAQAEVKIQELEQKLQEEEHQRKLVQDKANQLQSGLEVNRILLQSTSPHPEDRKSILKNKSSHWEPHYKLNLNDVPFVTGTSVSGSHSVRANVQSVLSLLKRHQPHLCNSRVLARNNNAVRSGRTNRRHSDGSSGSASSASGELSELLQALQEELRMMSLEQDELMRELERSRSLQERRQLQREQETLLLKMERKGEQISKIYRHKIQMRKLKKEACRKNPTRVSAVKPGENSKHTLRLLKDMKALQTSLT